AGAGATAACTTTCCTTTGGAATTTTGAACATACTATTCTATCATGTTCTATGTTCTAGGGACACAATTGGGAGTTCTGAGCATATTCTGATTCTGGGTCCTTTGTATCTGTCTGTTTTTCTGCCAAGAACTCTCTGGAATTTTCTTTTTGCCTTGAGTATCTGAAATTTCAGTAAGATCTGGCTTGGTGTCAGTCTGGGAAACCCCAGGAGCTGTGGAGTGGGGCCAGGGAACCAGAGCTGCCAGCCatgcctagagttcaggacagagtTGTATGTGGGATTCATCTACTAAATTTAGACAAAGCAGGCAATGAGTCTTCTGGCAGCTCATTCTCTAGTTCTGAGAATTTTCTTTCATCTATTTAAGTTATTGATTTATTCTCCACTTCAtactgttctttttattttgatatagttcTTTCTGGGTGGGTTCCCATtcgtatcttttctccaatatttttCATCTTTCTGTTCTGCTTCCTTGAACATGTTCTAACCTTTGTTTTCCTGGTATTTGGTTGGCCATTTCATTTCTGCTatcatgtttttaattttcaggagcatttttttttctgttcttggtATTTTCCTTCTAAAGTAGTATCTTATTTTGATTTATGGATCCATAATTTCCTGATCTTCTCTGAGAATTTTCTGAGGACTTTAGTTACATTGAGAGGGTGTTTTTCCCCCTGTGTATTTTCTATTGTCTACTAATGCTCTTTTCTGTTTATGTTGGTATTGATCTTCACGTTAAAGGGACTTTTTCTAGATGTTTTCTCAAGATTAAGATAAAAACTGATTGAAAATTcattgtacataggaaaattagtgAACTTGTAATTTTCACTAAAGGGTGATATggagccatttgtggggaactccCTATGGGAATCTTTATACTTTCCCTTTGGGCTGTACAGATATTTCAGTATCTTGCCAGAATGTCAGGTGTTGTTGGTCAGAGTTCTAAAACCTGAAAGGGGAGACAGGCCTGAGGGTGGGACATTCCTCAGCATTTAGAACCTGCATGATCCTTGTGTTTTTGGTGGCACCTGACCCTCCTCTGCGCTGATAGTCCAATTTTACTTAGTACAGAAAAAGGCCACCCATTAAGTGTGCAGCTCAattgaatatcacaaatttgtCCAGGAAGACTTGAATGAGCAGATGCTTTTGACCTGTGCTTCGCCCCACTCCCCTTTGGAGACTTTACCCACTTAAAAACAAGTGTTTAATGTGGGAAATCTCATGTCAATATAATTTTAGTTCCTGAGTTGGTGTTTTGTATATTCTTCTTGTGTTCTttactattaaaattaaaaaaaaaacacacaaaagatTGTGACTGGGCGTGGTAGCTCatacttgtaattccagcaacttgagaagctgaggtaggaggatcctaagtttgaggctagcctaagcaattcagaataagaaataaataggaaataaaaagggttgaggttgTAGTTAAGTGGTAAATCAcccttggtttcaatccctaatacctctcatggaaaagagtgaatataaattACTTTCTTCTAAGTGTAGTTTTcagtttcactttatttttttccagatccACTAAAAAATTTTCCCTAACCCAGGAatcttttcttttattataaattttCTTACTTTATCTACTTACTTTATTCGGGtttcttatttaaaatttcttttgctGACATAGTTTGTCTCTGTTCCCTTTTATATCTATAATCAATTTATTTTGATAATTCATTTCTTTGTTAATATTTATCTTAATCATCTCTATCAATGATTCCAAAAGATTTGTCTATGGGTGGTTGCCAAGGAGGGTACATCAAAATCAACCAGGGAGGTTCTTAATAATAATCTCTCAAACTCCTTCTGCGGAgattctttgttgtttgtttggtttttggtactggggattgaatccagggatgcttaacaactgagccacatccccagcactttttaatttttattttagggcTATGCTAATTtggtgaggctggatttgaacttgcaattctcttgcctcaacctcccaagcctctgggattacatgtgtgcaccatCAGACCCAGCTTCAGAGATTTGTTTTTACTTgacctgataaaaaaaaaaatgtttagataTTGATGCCAGTTTAATGGTTATGAGAAATGGGGAGAACAAGAAGGATGTTCCAGGTAAACCAGAAGCATAACTAAAGCCCCAGTGGGAATCAGACAGGCATGACCTTGAGAACTAGTGGCAGGGAGGGGCAAAGGTGGATCACAGCACTGACATAGGCTGATCAGGCCATGGAGTTATTTTGTGTTATGCAAGATGGCTTACGCTTTATACTCTAGGCATAGGGGAGTTATTGAGAAGCATTTAGCAACTGTAATCAGACTTACATTTTAGAGAGAACATActgagctgggcatgatggcacatgcctctaatcccagaggctcgggaggctaaggcaggaggattgtgagttcaaagccagcctcagcaatggcaaggtgcttagcaactcagtgagaccttgtctctaaataaaatacaaaataagtctggggatgtggcttagtgatcaagcacccctgagttcaatcctctgtaCCCACTCCCctgaaaaaaaattctggaaacATGAGGAGAAATGGAATGCAGCAATGATTATTGCATGATTAGAACACAGGTGTGCTGGAGTTGGTTGTGAGGTATGCCACAGATaaattatttgctttgtagtatgctAAATACAAAATCTTATAAAGGATATTTAAAAAGTTGTGAGATTCAAAGTTATAATAATCTCACTTTCACTTGCAATGTAGGTTTTCTTCCACTAGAAAGTAGTCCCATAAtacctcagttgtttggaattgtgTAACTATAGGAGTATGCCATTTATTCTGTATGTGGAACAGGTAATGCTATGTGTTTACTAAAttccatttcattttcttttttctggacATCCAGAAAAAGCACATTTCCAAGTCTCCATTGGCATTAACTTGGGCCTGTGTGATTGAGGTTTGGTTTTAAACCCTTGTACACATGGTTTTGAACCTTCTTGTCTCTTTTATTGGCTATGTGCCCAACAGACATACAATAATcaccaattttaatgaaaaatttctGTTAGCTATGTTagccaaagaaaaagaaactggtaaatttttaataattttggtatatttaattttataatacatttaaaacattatttcaaCATTTATAAACAAACATTAATGACATAgtctatattttaagaaatactaagttcctggggctggggatgtagctcaagcggtaacatgctcgcctggcatgcgcagggtgctgggttcgatcctcagcaccgcataaaaataaaatagaaaagacattgtgtccactgaaaaactaaaaaataaatattcaaaaattctctctctctctctctctctctctctctctctccctctctctctcttttaaaaaaagaaatactaagTTTCTGAAATCAAGTATCTATCCTACAACAGAACTCAATTAGGACTAGCCAGATTTCAAGGGCTCAATAGCCACAAATGCTTATTGGTTATACTGTATTAGACAATGCAGTTCTAATTGTCGGCTACTCTGAGAAGGCAGAGCCTGTCCGCCTAGGTCCCTGAGTAGAGCAAAAGTCACTGAGGACTTCTTTTGGACAGTAACATGCACACAAATTAAactttgttatttggacattgttGCAGAAGCCCTTAATTATCTGCCCTTAATTGACTCCTCTAAAAGTTTGAGAGACGATGAGGAAGCAACACAGACACCAGTGGGAATCTTATTATGCCATAATCACACCAGCAACCTTGGACCTAGAGAGGAGGGAGAGAATACGAGAGCCATTGACGAAGGGTTTATCAGTTGTTGGATGAGGGGAATGAAGGACACAGAGAGCTAGGTTTCTGATTCAGATGTGTAGGTGATGATTTTCCACTAGATAAAAACAGCAGTAGGAGTAGTTTGGGAACAAAGATAGTGTAGTTTTTTTCTTTGTAGACTTTGGGGTACCTCTGGACTCTTGATTCAAAGTTCAGTTCAGCATTGACTTCTACTGTGTGCTAGGTCAAGTGTTGATACTCTGTTCTCAAAGAACAATGAACTGGTTAAATATGTAAAACCAACAGTCTGTAAGAGTAGTGATAAAGGAAATTCACAATGCTCTTGGAGTGCAGAAAAGAGAGGTCTGATCTAGGATAACAGGGAATGATATGTCTTAAGGCTTTTGTGAGGAGATGATACCCAAGTGGGTGAACAAAGTGTTGGGTGTAGGGGAgaagagagggcagggcaggaataAAAGAACACCAGGGGACAGGCTGGGAAGACATTCAGGAAGAGGGGACCACATGACACAGGCACTGAGGCACTGAAATCAACAAAAGCATGGTGGTCACCACAAGAACCTCACTACAACCAGAGCATGAAACACCAGGGAGGAAGTGGCATGGGAATGAAGCAGAAGAGAGAGCAGGGCAAGATCACAGAGGGTACTTTCTGTTATGTTTAACTTTGTGCCATATGTAGATGTTGGGGGATGGACTAAGGGGACAGGAGCAATGGCAGGAAGAACCGATAGGAAGTTGTAGCATGAGGAAGGAAATGACAGATGAGGTCCTGAACCTGGGCAGAAGGGTGTTGATGAGAAAGGAGGGAGGCCATGGAGAACTTTTGGGAAGTGAAAAAATACTGAGTTGGATGATTTCTGGATGTTAGGAGTgatgaagaggaagaggaaagaggAGTCAGGGAAACCTTGGATGACGAGTAGATGATATTGCTAACTGGGAAAAATGAAGGTAGAGTAAAAGCAAGGCATATCAGATGACGGGGAATGTAGCaagtgctatagtttggatagAGTTTGTTTCCAAATACGCGTGTGCTAGAAGCTTGGTCTCCAGTGTGGCAGTGTTGAAGTGCTGGAATGTTTAGGCTGTGAGGCCTTTTGCAAGGAAATTTGGTTGTGGAGGCCTGACCCTCAGAAGAGATTAATACTGTCTAATGACAATGGATCAGGTCtcggggtgggggtgaggggctGTCCTGAGAAGTTTTATAAGCAAGCTTGGTATCTCCCCCAAATCCCTCTTCTTTGGCACATGATCCTTCCATGTGATGCCATCCACTATTAAATCCTTACCCAGAGTCAAGCAGATGCTAGTGCCAGGGCCTTAAATCTCCAGAATTGTGAAATAAATAGtcctcttttctttaaaaagtatcCAGCCTCAGGTTATAACAACACAAAACATACTAAGACAGAAGGCAAAAACTACCACTACCTACCCAAAATATTTCCCAGGAGAACATTCTAGTGTGTAATAATGGTTCAGGAACATAGACATATATACGTCCCTCTCTTGGTCTTctccaaaaacaaaaccaaagccaaaattttctttccaCCACTAGCTttcagggaaaactaaaaatgaacAGAGTGTTTTTAGTGATGAATTTTAAAGCCTAAGGGCTCTGAAAACCTGTTGGTTGCAGCTGTGTTTGAATATCCTCTAGGAAGCTGGTGGGCTTAAGAACAAGATGTGAGGaacacaaaatgacactgaaagaATGGGCCTGGAGAAGCTGTTCCCTGGATTTGGAGTTGGGAATGAAATAGAGAAAGGACAAAGGCTTCTGGGTGGAGCATCCCGGAAAATGAAGGAGTGAAGGGAAAGATTTTTAGGAGGCTGGAGCCTGCAGGACTGGCTGGAGGATTTCCAGAGGCCTCCAGAAATAGGGCAAGATGGCTGCCTGGGCCATGGCTGGTGGGAGATGGTTATGAGTCGAAACTTGAAACTACTCTGGAATTGAATGTGATTCAGTTTTCATTTTACttggactgaacttttctcataCTTCCAGTTGGTTCTGCCCCATCAGCTCCTTTTTTGGGTGCTTGGTGCATCAGATCAGAGAGGCTAGGTCCTGGGAGGGTAGCTCAAGTAGAGAAACATGTTCCTCTGTTGATCTCTGGTGGGCCTTAATCCCAAAGGAAGTCTGAGTTCTAGGGAGACACTGAGTAACCTAGACTGAAAACGGAGTCTtctcccagtacttcctctttcacaTCAAACTTCAGGTTATAATTCTGGGagattgtttattttttctatttgatCATTACTAATGACATGCCACTTTCCCAAGGTCAGTATTTTATTTGCTTAAATCATTTTGGAATGCTTCTGTTTATAGCATTGCTTACTGTGATTGTCTTGAGGGCATGTGAAATGGAGAACTTGGACTTGGGTGGTTTGAGGATATTGCTGCTCAAAGGCATGGCTTGTTTGGCTCTGTAGGTGAATTTGTATACTCTCCCAAATAGGAAAAAGCTGAATTTGCTGAAGTGCATTTGTCCTcaatatctttggggaatttgtgACTGCACACCACTACCCCCAGGATACCAAAATCTGCCAATACTCAGTTCCTTATGTAAAATGGTAGCATTTGTATATAGTCTACACATATCCTTCAGTATgctttaaatcatttctagattacttataatacctcaaAAGATGTAAATGTTATGTAAACAGATATTATGCTATATTGTTTATGGAACACTGATAAGAAAGTGTATGTGTGTTCATTGTAGATGTGACCATCAAAATATAGGCCTAACTATATTTTGATCCCCACTTGAATCTGAGGATATGGACCCCATGGATATAGCAGGCTGACTATAATTTTAATGAGGAAGAGTAAGAAAagagctgagtgtggtggcatgtgcctatatgcctgtagtcccatctacttgggaagctgagacaggaggacagtTAGAACCCAGGAGTTTCAGAACACTCTGGGCAACACAGTGACACcccgtctcaaaaaaaaaaaaaaaaaaaaaagctagggacataactcagtggcaGGCAGAGCATTATATAagtgtgagactctgggttcaatgcccagcactgtAAAAGAAAgaatgtgagagagagagagagagagagagagagagagagagagagagagagaagaagaagaagaagaagaagaagaaaaataaacaattctttttttttcaaaattttatttttattattagagtTTTTTAACAAGGGTTTTACAGAACAGAGTTAGACTTGCCATCTGTCTTATGAAACctcaataatttaaaaacttaagttaataaatatgaaaCTAGGTTTAGTTTTTCTCTTTTAAGCCACGCCATGCacttctaagagacacagaggagAAAAATCCCATATCCATGTGTAGTTAAACACATTTTCAACTACCATTTAATGCTACCTACGATTTCCCTAGGCAGAGCTAATAATCATAGTCTTTTATCTTTCTCGAAAGATTTAAGAAACATAAATAGATCCATAAATAAAGGTTTTacttttcaaataataaaatccCCTAGTCTTAAATCTTGtccttttaaaaagaaacacaaaataagataggcaattaattaaaatgaaatcttaCGCCCCAAAGTTATCTTAGGACatattaaatacataaataacttAAAGACCTTAGAAAAGCAAACAAGAAGTACATTGTATCCATTCTAAACCTTTCTCTTGGGGAAAAGGAAGGCCGATTTGGGTCCCTTCTCTGAACCAGTGTTACCTCCACAGGGTTAATCTGATGAACTGTTTTAAGAACCTTGAGTTTGGCCAGAAAACCTAACTGCTTCAGGGAGACCCTTCAGGACAGACCCAAAACTCTTAGGCCACGTGGCGGATGATGGGGGTGACGCAGGTGCAGCCCACAGCCACCACCATCTTCTCCAGCCGGAAGGAATTGGGGCAGTGCTGAGGCTCCCTTCGCAGGACCAGGATCTCTTGCTGGATGGGGACGGAGTTCATGTGGTGGTCCACCTTCCCTTCAGCATTAATACAGCCCAGGTGGCGGCACTTTGCCTCCCAGATCACAGGGGGGTATCTCTCAGGGTCCTCATTGCGGCTGCAGAGGAGACAGAAGCCAGGATGAAAGTGGATTATCAGTAAAATAGGAAGAAAACCAAAGAGTAACAAAGGAGGCAAATTCACAGGTGACAAGTTATagacttggcaaaatctctgaggGATGTTACTTTAAGGAAGACCTTTTGGGGAAacttggattttctttctttctttttttttaacttttcaaaaaatttttgcagtgctggaacttgaacctagggtcttgcatatgctctactactaagccaTGACCCTTAGCTCTGAAATATGGATTTTCAAGCATATggaatattacagaaaaaaagacaatggtcagtttttcctaatttctttgaaGAATGAACAAAGTAAGATAGACTGAGACCATAGCAAGGATTTAGTTTCCCACAAAGGATACATTTTCAGAGTACGTTtgattgagggggaaaaaaaccaagGGAAGAGTCGACTTAAAATCATCTAGGAGCTGTTTGTGTGACTTGATGAAATCTACCACAGTGAGAGGAAAAGCCTCAGAATTTTATCTAAGAGCACTCGCATAGGAAACAGCCCAAAGATGACAGGAAGGATTAGATACAAAAATTTTCCTCTAtaactttctcttctctctctctttcattttttaaatctcttgaatagattattttaattattcttagTAATAGCCAGAGGAGAATAAATCCTATAGTCAGGTGAGACTAAAACTAAGACTTATTTGCACAAAGTCAAATTATCAAAACACATTGTATTTCATCTTTTCTGGGGTCTGAATAGTAGGTATACTAAGGATGTAGCAAGTGCCATGTGTGGGGGTGGACAGCAAACTATCTAACTCAAACAGGAACAGAAGTACCCAACATGATTCTTTCTCCACTAAGATTCAAGCTGTATTTCCCCAGTGCTCATATAACCTCTCCCCAAGGACAAGCACAAACATCCTAGATAGTTATTAGTTATTTTCAACATGTTTTCTCAATTGTGGGTCTGGCCGAAAGAATTCAAACATTAATCCCCTATGATAAaagtctaattttaaaaaattgaccagtggctcaggaggctaaggtaggaggattgcaagctcaaagccaaccatagaacttagtgaggccctaggctacttagagagaccctgtcctaaaatacaaaataataataataaaaaggtctgggaatatagttcagtggttcagtgtccctgagttcaatccttggtataaacaaacacacacacacacacacacaaataatttaaaaaatgagaaatagtTTTGAGGTCTCATAAATATTAGAATAGTGACTATCATTAACTTGATTTGATTTTTGGTGTCCGTGACAATGAAATCTAATAGGCTAGGTGTTAAGGGGTGGGGTGTCCTGTGCTGTCAAAGAAGTCTGTAGAATGAAAGTTGGAAAATTACAGCTCCGGACAGTGGGCCTTTTATGGATTTCTGATTCTGAGTGAATAAAGTCATGCTCTAGGTGACTTAGAACAGTCTGGTGCATGGGAGAACTGAAGGATGCAGAGATTTTATCCTTACGTACTGGAGGTTCCAGGGTGAAGTGGATCGGTTGTAGTAGTTGGAAGGCCTTCTGGAATTGCCACTGGGGCTAAGGATGTTCAGGTTGAGCTTCACGTTCTGGAGGAAGTTCTTGTCATCAGTATGTGGGCATCCTGGGTTTTGTGGGAAGACTATTGCTGCTTTTGCTATAGCCACCAgactcagcagcagcagcagcagagactGGAATTGAATGGAAAGGAGACAGAGATAGATTTTTTTGTTGATAAATTCGTTGTGATGATAATTTTTATTGCTAGTCATAGGAAGTATACTATGTTCTGGGAAAATCCATgtgaaaatttccaatcatttaaatagataaataaaagccCTACTTAGTTGATCAAAATTTATTAGTTATTAagaccatgaattttttttttactagttttcAACATTCTCTTTTGACTTAGGAAAGGTATGTTATACATATTGGCTGGCAGTAATTTTAGTAAAAATGTCAAGCCATGCCCTGTCATCAGCCTGTTAGCACATGCAACATCATCAGGCCAATAGGATAAGAGATGACCTTGATTTTCAAGGGGGAAATGTCCTTCTGCACCATTGTTCTCAGTCTGATCGTTCTGTGAAATCAAATGTGCACCTTGGAGAAAAGGGCTGTAGCAAATCCACATGGTATCAGTATTCATGTTAGAAATACTGTTTGTACCATTGGCAAACAGTCTACTAAAAACTGTCCCCTTTATGAATCCACCTGTATATTTTATGCTTGTTCTGAATTTATCATGCATTGATTCTGTAATAAGATGAAATTTCAAAAAGAATTCTTTaggttaaatattttaaaaatattaagtccACTCTTTCTAAAGCAGTTATTCATCTATCTAAGTAGAATAGTTTTGATGTACCAAGAAAATAGCATAAAATAATAGAAACAAAGGTTGCTCTCACAGTTTTTTAAGGCGTCAGGGATAGCCACCCATTTTACTATGGATTAAAGAAAAACGTTGTGGAAGAACTATATTAAATCACTGTGTTCAGGCAAACAGActgtcaacaaacatttattttactaTACAGCATCATATCACACTTTTTGTGTGGTTTAGCCCCAATACAGACATCTTTCAGTTTTAATCTCATCTTTCAAACTGATGTGTATCAATTCCTGAAAATGCTGTTCAGTTGTCTACCAAAGGTTTCATTTCCCATCCTACATATGCTGCATTCATGGATCTCCATAGTTAGAATCCAGCATTTTGCATACCACAGTTCAGAAATCTGGGCTGATCCAAATCAGCAAGTGCATTGCACGTCAAGTGCAGAACTCACCATGGATGAAGTCCTCGCAGCAGACATCAGTGCTTCTCGTGATCAACTGGGGCTGGATGAGCTGTGCTTGCTGTGAGATGGACAAAGTGCAGCACGGCGTTCTCTCTTTTTATAGGGCTTTGCTCCTTCTGTGGTCTCTTACGTTGGCGTCTAGGAGTGGGTTTGGGGGTGACACCATTTTGGTTAAAAGTTCCATCCTCAAATGAGGTCAGAGAAGCACCACCACTTCATGACGGGTAGTACCTGCTTCTGAAGGAAAATGGGAAGGGCAGAAGTTCACTTCTAAAGGCTGCACATCCTCTCTTCATTCTTCGAAGAACTACTACGGGGTTGGCGTTGAGCAAAGATGCTTTGCCATGAGTCAACAGCATGTATTTATGGAGATAGCTGAAGCTGTTTAGAGCTATGCTCTGTTTAAATGGCTCATGGGAAAGAAGAAGTTTGACATAGCATCCAGGCCTTCTGATATCATGTATCTTGATTTCCCATTTGATCTCTCCTTTCCTCACCAGATTCCCTGGCCAGATGTTACAGAGAAAACTCCAGAAACTACTCAAGGTCCTGCCATATAaacaacaaagcaaaaaaaataattaaatgatgATGAAATATATTATGTTTAATTGAATTTAACAACTGTTTTGTTGAGTGTCTAACCAAAGAATCAATAACTAGGTTAGAGACATGAGATTTACTATTAAAAGTATGTCTAACATGGCATGCTACCAAACAATTTGCTAatatttgatgattttttttttgtggtgctgagtatcaaagctAAGGTCTCATgcttactaggcaagcactctactgctgagctacagcctcagccaaaTATTTGGTATTTTGAGACTTAAACTTGTGTAATTCTTTAAGGAGGAGTGAGGTGGATGGAAGAATAAGGGAATCTGGCTGGATGAAGTGAGGAGGGAATTGAAAATGGAGATGGAAACTGAAGAGAGTTAGAGGTACAGAAAAGGAGGCAATTGTGTGGAGAGTGTAATATTAACAAGAAgtgggaggaggaaaagaagagggttaagaaggaaagagaaagaaatagcccctctctccttttctctctcagtGAAATGACCTCTGACTCTCGTCCTTGAGAATAGTTCCTCCTTAGGAGTAGAGGACAAGGTCGATAAAGAAGGGGACCAGTGGATACAGTTGTGGCTGGCTACATGGTGCTCTTCTTCCCCTGCCACCAGTTAGGGGAGCCCTCAGCAGGGGTCTCACATTCAACATGGCTGACTAGCTATTCCAGCTCACTGCTGAAGTGTCTAAGTTTGCTGGATGCTGGGCCTGTTTGTCCTGAGATCCATTCCTCCCTGCTCTGATCTATGCTAAAGCTACTTTTGCAGACAGCATCTTCCCTTCTGTCTTCCAGAGCACTGctttctccctttcttcctccagtCTCAGGATTTAGTAGCCTCTTTCTGACACCAGTCTCAGTCACCAGCATAAGCAGTTCTGGGAATCCAATGATCTCTGCTGTAAATGTTTGAAATGGTTTCTGTTTCCTAACTA
This region of Callospermophilus lateralis isolate mCalLat2 chromosome 6, mCalLat2.hap1, whole genome shotgun sequence genomic DNA includes:
- the Il17a gene encoding interleukin-17A, producing MSAARTSSMSLLLLLLSLVAIAKAAIVFPQNPGCPHTDDKNFLQNVKLNLNILSPSGNSRRPSNYYNRSTSPWNLHRNEDPERYPPVIWEAKCRHLGCINAEGKVDHHMNSVPIQQEILVLRREPQHCPNSFRLEKMVVAVGCTCVTPIIRHVA